Proteins encoded in a region of the Solanum dulcamara chromosome 9, daSolDulc1.2, whole genome shotgun sequence genome:
- the LOC129902507 gene encoding uncharacterized protein LOC129902507: protein MSDHLQRLPVLFFFLLLLSLSFSESLQEDEESDTPISRFQQYLRINTAHPNPNYTDAINYLTNFANSIPNLHYKVVHLTPTSPLLLLTWPGSNPSLPSILFNSHLDSVPAEPDKWTHPPFSAHKTSDGRIYARGAQDDKCVGMQYLEAIKAIQSSDPNFVPLRNVHILYVPEEEVGGFDGMEKFVESKEFEELNVGFMMDEGQASPNDEFRVFYADRTPWHTVIKAVGMPGHGSKLYDNTAMENLMKSIEVITKFRESMFDKVKAGLAANSEVISVNPVFLKAGTPSPTGFVMNMQPSEAEAGFDIRMPPTADPELMRKIIEEQWAPAWRNMTYEITEKGFLRDNRGRPLMTLASDSNPWWSVFNQALTRAGGKLSKPEILASTTDARFMRRLGIPTFGFSPMKNTPILLHDHNEFLKDNVYLEGIKVYESIIKSLSSFEGSHEH from the exons ATGTCCGATCACCTCCAACGTCTCCCagtcctcttcttcttcctcctcctcctttcacTCTCATTCTCCGAATCTCTTCAAGAAGACGAAGAATCAGACACACCCATTTCCCGTTTCCAACAATACCTCAGAATCAACACTGCTCATCCTAACCCAAACTACACTGACGCCATTAACTACCTCACTAACTTCGCCAATTCAATCCCCAATCTTCACTACAAAGTCGTTCACCTCACCCCTACTTCACCCCTCCTCCTACTAACCTGGCCAGGTTCCAATCCTTCACTTCCCTCCATTCTTTTCAACTCCCATCTTGATTCTGTTCCTGCTGAACCAGATAAATGGACCCACCCACCTTTTTCCGCTCACAAGACTTCCGATGGAAGAATCTATGCACGGGGAGCCCAGGATGATAAGTGTGTCGGTATGCAGTATTTGGAGGCAATCAAAGCGATTCAAAGTAGTGATCCAAATTTCGTGCCTCTGCGAAATGTTCATATTCTGTATGTGCCTGAAGAGGAGGTTGGTGGGTTTGATGGGATGGAGAAGTTTGTGGAATCTAAAGAATTTGAAGAGTTAAATGTTGGGTTTATGATGGATGAGGGACAGGCTTCGCCTAATGATGAGTTTAGGGTGTTTTATGCTGATAGGACTCCTTGGCATACGGTGATTAAGGCTGTTGGAATGCCTGGACATGGCTCTAAATTGTATGATAATACTGCTATGGAGAACTTGATGAAGAGTATTGAGGTTATTACTAAGTTTAGGGAGTCTATGTTTGATAAGGTCAAGGCTGGACTGGCTGCTAATTCTGAGGTCATCTCAGTAAACCCAGTGTTTCTCAAGGCTGGAACTCCTTCCCCAACT GGATTTGTGATGAACATGCAACCCTCTGAGGCTGAGGCGGGATTTGATATTAGGATGCCGCCAACAGCTGACCCCGAACTTATGAGGAAGATAATTGAAGAGCAATGGGCACCGGCTTGGAGGAACATGACATATGAG ATAACCGAGAAAGGATTTTTAAGGGACAACAGGGGACGTCCTCTGATGACACTTGCTTCCGATTCCAACCCTTGGTGGTCCGTGTTCAATCAAGCTCTTACTAGAGCTGGTGGCAAACTCTCCAAGCCTGAAATATTAGCTTCGACTACTGATGCTCGATTCATGAGACGGCTGGGAATTCCTACCTTTGGTTTCTCCCCAATGAAGAATACCCCCATCTTACTTCATGACCACAATGAG TTCCTCAAGGATAATGTTTATTTGGAGGGGATTAAGGTGTATGAAAGCATTATTAAGTCATTAAGTTCCTTTGAGGGATCTCATGAACACTGA